Proteins encoded by one window of Desulfovibrio ferrophilus:
- a CDS encoding calcium-binding protein, with translation MYTIEARLYQKIMNDQAAQTELLDAGNDQERMEVIVRQGKNHGLHVTPDSVHTFLKDKMNTELSDDQLDMVVGGKGEPASPNDVIHGNQFLDLFGFTLDDNFDGGEGNDYISGGWGNDTLAGGTGNDTLYGGTGDDVMRGGEGHDYMNGGQGNDSMTGGQGNDTMVGGDGHDEMYGGTGNDNMAGDSGNDTMYGGANSDTMDGGSGNDIMYGGSGNDSMEGGLGDDLLRGEEGDDTLRGGYGQDTLYGGAGNDLLSGGLGSNNLYGGEGNDTLLGGTASTYMDGGTGNDLLVGHTGSDGMYGGDGHDTMYGGAGNDGMLGEAGNDYMRGDSGNDNMHGGSGNDTMFGGTGDDLLSGGEGNDVLHGGAGTDTLYGGAGNDTLWADSGGGDDVLIGGSGADVFVIGESDGNVTIADFNPEEDKLGLTNVPANGLVDMDVTNENGNTIIKYGDTTVTLEGVTLSGYQVWDILDTK, from the coding sequence ATGTACACCATCGAAGCCAGACTGTACCAGAAGATCATGAACGACCAGGCCGCCCAGACCGAGCTGCTTGATGCGGGAAATGATCAGGAGCGCATGGAAGTGATCGTACGTCAGGGGAAGAACCATGGCCTGCACGTGACACCGGATTCCGTTCATACTTTTTTAAAGGATAAAATGAATACTGAACTTTCTGACGATCAATTGGACATGGTTGTCGGTGGCAAGGGAGAGCCCGCCAGTCCAAATGATGTAATTCATGGCAATCAATTTTTGGATCTCTTCGGGTTTACGCTCGATGACAATTTCGATGGTGGAGAGGGGAATGATTACATCTCCGGTGGCTGGGGCAACGATACCCTGGCTGGCGGAACTGGGAATGATACCCTCTACGGGGGCACGGGCGACGATGTCATGCGCGGTGGTGAAGGCCACGATTACATGAATGGAGGCCAAGGCAACGACAGCATGACCGGGGGGCAGGGCAACGACACGATGGTTGGTGGCGATGGTCATGATGAGATGTATGGCGGTACCGGTAACGACAATATGGCTGGAGATTCCGGCAACGATACCATGTACGGTGGTGCCAATTCCGATACCATGGACGGTGGCTCCGGCAATGACATCATGTATGGCGGCAGTGGCAACGACTCCATGGAAGGCGGCTTGGGCGATGACTTGTTGCGTGGCGAGGAAGGTGACGACACTCTGCGGGGGGGCTACGGCCAAGATACGCTTTACGGTGGTGCTGGCAACGATCTGCTGTCTGGTGGGCTGGGGAGCAATAATCTGTACGGCGGTGAAGGTAACGATACCCTGCTTGGTGGTACGGCAAGTACTTACATGGACGGCGGCACAGGTAATGACCTGTTGGTGGGGCATACGGGCAGTGATGGTATGTATGGGGGCGACGGCCACGATACCATGTATGGTGGCGCGGGTAATGACGGAATGCTTGGCGAAGCAGGCAATGACTACATGAGGGGCGACTCCGGAAATGACAACATGCATGGTGGATCAGGCAACGACACCATGTTTGGCGGCACTGGTGATGATCTTCTGTCCGGTGGCGAAGGCAACGACGTCCTTCATGGTGGCGCTGGAACCGACACCCTGTACGGCGGAGCCGGTAACGACACCCTCTGGGCCGATAGCGGAGGGGGGGATGATGTCCTGATTGGCGGCAGCGGAGCTGACGTCTTTGTCATCGGCGAATCCGACGGAAACGTCACCATTGCAGATTTTAACCCGGAAGAGGACAAGCTCGGCCTGACCAACGTTCCGGCCAATGGGCTGGTGGACATGGACGTGACAAACGAAAACGGTAATACCATCATCAAGTATGGCGATACCACCGTGACTCTGGAAGGGGTCACTCTGAGCGGCTACCAGGTCTGGGACATCCTCGACACCAAGTAG
- a CDS encoding adenylate/guanylate cyclase domain-containing protein: MKGSQFRQVVIVVVPLLVLLALGLFFLYSVNGQHSQAIISERSKSNVCVAKQMLRMELASVVSDLQFLAGVHEAEAVMTGELLKSEYQSLVLFTDKKKVYDQIRYLDITGMEVFRINYNAGNPSVVSANKLQFKGSKYYVAEGMKLLNGDIYISPFDLNMERGAIELPHKPMIRFVTPVFDNSNTRRGLVVLNFLGKRLLDVISEVSSSDVDRVMLLNEQGYWLKGLDEADEWGFMFKDRLDRTFQSRNPEAWQQISSNENGQFMSDAGLYTFDTIHLADVIVGSKGQKLEHEADSWKIVSLVPDDVFNANQRQYASRLAMVGGPGAFFLIALSMLMAHFCQKSRRAELSIIKNNASFARFVPQEFLRLVGKGSLHDVELSTSVQREVAVLFSDIRSYTTLSEGMTSEEVFSFLNDYFVFVSKPVRANEGFIDIFIGDALMALFPRSPEDALRSAVSMRYDLREFNDSRRKTGMPPVHCGYGLHFGEVTLGTLGTQERMQTTAIGDTVNLASRIESVTKTFKVEIVVSDSVYARLPDPSEFLLREIDTVRVKGKHEPVTLYECFDADPEDIAKGKVATMPLLAEAIGHYKAGEFDLALDKFTACAEACPTDSIPPIYLKRCNTMKRIPPGEGWTGVSTL, translated from the coding sequence ATGAAAGGATCCCAGTTCAGGCAGGTCGTCATCGTTGTGGTGCCCTTGTTGGTACTACTCGCCTTAGGACTTTTCTTTTTATACTCGGTCAATGGTCAGCATTCGCAAGCCATTATTTCTGAGCGCTCCAAAAGTAATGTGTGTGTCGCGAAGCAGATGTTGCGCATGGAGCTGGCATCGGTTGTTTCTGACCTCCAGTTTTTGGCTGGAGTTCATGAAGCCGAGGCGGTCATGACTGGGGAGTTATTAAAAAGTGAATACCAGAGTCTGGTACTTTTTACGGACAAGAAGAAGGTATACGACCAGATTCGCTATCTGGATATCACAGGTATGGAGGTTTTTCGCATCAACTATAATGCCGGTAATCCGTCTGTAGTTTCTGCAAATAAACTTCAGTTCAAGGGCTCCAAATATTATGTCGCAGAGGGCATGAAGCTCTTGAACGGTGACATCTATATTTCCCCATTTGATTTGAATATGGAAAGGGGTGCCATAGAGCTTCCCCACAAACCCATGATTCGTTTTGTTACCCCGGTTTTTGACAATAGCAATACGCGGCGGGGGTTGGTTGTTCTCAACTTCCTCGGGAAACGGCTGTTGGATGTGATCAGTGAAGTTTCAAGCAGTGACGTCGACCGTGTGATGCTTTTGAATGAGCAGGGCTACTGGCTCAAGGGGCTGGATGAGGCCGACGAATGGGGCTTCATGTTTAAGGATCGGTTGGACAGGACTTTCCAGTCCCGGAATCCCGAGGCCTGGCAGCAAATTTCCTCCAACGAGAACGGCCAGTTCATGAGCGATGCGGGGCTGTATACCTTCGACACCATTCATCTGGCGGATGTTATTGTCGGCAGTAAGGGGCAGAAACTGGAACATGAGGCTGACAGTTGGAAGATTGTTTCGCTGGTTCCGGACGATGTATTTAATGCAAACCAACGGCAGTATGCGAGTCGCCTGGCCATGGTTGGCGGTCCCGGGGCGTTTTTCCTGATTGCCCTCTCGATGCTGATGGCGCATTTTTGCCAGAAAAGTCGGCGGGCCGAGCTTTCCATTATCAAGAATAACGCGTCGTTTGCCCGCTTTGTCCCGCAGGAATTTTTGCGCTTGGTGGGCAAGGGAAGTTTGCACGATGTGGAATTATCTACCAGTGTGCAGCGTGAAGTGGCCGTGCTTTTTTCGGACATCCGTTCGTATACGACGCTGTCTGAAGGGATGACGTCTGAGGAAGTGTTCAGCTTCCTGAACGATTATTTTGTATTTGTCTCCAAGCCCGTGAGAGCCAACGAAGGCTTCATTGATATTTTTATCGGCGATGCGCTGATGGCGCTTTTCCCTCGATCTCCCGAAGACGCACTGCGCTCTGCCGTGAGCATGCGTTATGATTTGCGGGAATTCAATGACAGTCGGCGTAAAACCGGTATGCCCCCTGTGCACTGTGGGTATGGATTGCACTTTGGCGAGGTTACTTTGGGTACCCTTGGTACTCAGGAGCGTATGCAGACAACGGCTATTGGTGATACGGTCAATCTGGCGTCTCGCATCGAGTCCGTGACCAAGACGTTCAAGGTGGAGATTGTTGTCTCGGACAGTGTCTACGCTCGCCTGCCTGATCCCAGTGAGTTTCTGCTGCGTGAGATTGATACCGTACGCGTTAAGGGCAAGCACGAGCCTGTGACCCTGTATGAATGCTTTGATGCGGATCCCGAGGATATTGCCAAAGGTAAGGTTGCAACAATGCCCCTGTTGGCAGAAGCCATAGGGCATTACAAGGCCGGTGAATTCGATTTGGCTTTGGATAAATTTACAGCCTGTGCCGAAGCCTGCCCGACGGATAGCATCCCGCCAATTTATCTGAAACGGTGCAACACCATGAAGCGTATTCCCCCCGGTGAGGGATGGACAGGAGTGAGTACGTTATAA
- a CDS encoding HU family DNA-binding protein, with protein MKKQDFAKQVAQRAELESTSQGMIVVDTVLEALTRELSSGNSIQFRGFGTFGVSKRKARTGRNPQTGAPLKIKAHKAVTFKAGTELKNAANSPHFGLDWLQFKDISKTVGDIKSKIETKIKNPDQIGKEAKQYLDNAQTLYEDAGDRLKKAADSGGKAWGEVKTGLDKALGELKIAWKKAKDSF; from the coding sequence ATGAAGAAGCAGGATTTCGCCAAACAGGTGGCACAACGCGCCGAGCTTGAATCAACGAGTCAGGGCATGATCGTAGTCGATACCGTGCTTGAAGCTCTCACCCGAGAGCTCTCATCTGGAAATAGCATACAGTTCCGAGGATTTGGAACCTTCGGCGTAAGCAAGCGCAAAGCCAGAACAGGTCGAAATCCGCAAACCGGCGCCCCCCTTAAGATCAAAGCTCACAAGGCCGTAACGTTCAAGGCAGGAACAGAATTGAAGAATGCAGCCAACTCACCCCATTTCGGCCTGGACTGGCTGCAATTCAAGGATATCTCCAAGACTGTGGGGGACATCAAGTCCAAAATCGAGACTAAAATCAAAAACCCTGATCAAATTGGCAAGGAAGCCAAGCAATATCTGGATAATGCACAAACCCTTTATGAGGATGCCGGAGATCGGCTAAAAAAAGCTGCAGACTCAGGTGGCAAAGCCTGGGGCGAAGTTAAAACCGGACTGGACAAGGCTCTAGGAGAACTCAAGATCGCCTGGAAAAAAGCCAAGGATTCATTCTAA
- a CDS encoding bacteriohemerythrin has protein sequence MAFIEWTDKNKVNIEEVDDQHRQLFAILNRLHSSVVEGKEQGELFSILDELIEYTVYHFQTEEKLYIEHAFPGYEDHKFEHDKLTGTAVELQTKLRNGSATLSFELLDFLHDWLMDHTLGLDQEMGPFMNERGVF, from the coding sequence ATGGCATTTATCGAATGGACCGATAAGAATAAGGTCAACATCGAGGAAGTGGACGACCAGCATAGGCAGCTCTTTGCAATACTTAACCGGCTGCATAGCTCAGTGGTTGAGGGGAAAGAGCAGGGGGAGTTGTTTTCAATTCTTGATGAGCTGATCGAGTACACGGTTTATCATTTTCAAACCGAAGAGAAGCTATATATTGAACATGCTTTTCCCGGATATGAAGATCACAAATTCGAGCATGACAAGTTGACGGGAACCGCCGTGGAGCTGCAGACCAAGCTACGCAACGGGAGCGCGACATTATCCTTTGAATTGCTGGATTTCCTGCATGATTGGCTTATGGATCATACGCTGGGATTGGATCAGGAAATGGGGCCTTTCATGAATGAACGGGGTGTATTTTAA